One Bartonella tribocorum CIP 105476 genomic window carries:
- the rsmH gene encoding 16S rRNA (cytosine(1402)-N(4))-methyltransferase RsmH has translation MTKQDQRAERHIPVLLQPVLAGLMPLVGAKVIDGTFGAGGYTRALLKAGAQVIALDRDPHAIAAGQSLVDEFFPRLRLVHMEFSQLDRVVEEKVDAVILDIGVSSMQLDEAERGFSFQKDGPLDMRMAQTGFSASDVVNHLKAKDLARIFKILGEERYAGRIARMIEKRRAVQPFLRTGDLAYAIEALVGRKPGDRIHPATRVFQALRIYVNDEIGELARGLFAAERVLKAGGRLGVVSFHSLEDRMVKRFFVSRSGEGMRSRHLPEIKHSPATFFPLFKGGITANKEELQQNPRSRSARLRMGVRTNAEALAEDMKLFGLAEIASFEGGKK, from the coding sequence TTGACAAAACAAGATCAAAGAGCTGAACGCCATATTCCAGTGTTGTTGCAGCCAGTTTTGGCTGGGCTTATGCCATTGGTTGGTGCAAAAGTGATTGATGGCACCTTTGGTGCTGGTGGTTATACGCGTGCTTTGTTAAAGGCAGGGGCACAAGTGATTGCTCTTGATCGTGATCCTCATGCCATTGCTGCGGGACAATCCCTTGTTGATGAATTTTTTCCACGGCTTCGTTTGGTCCATATGGAATTTTCACAGCTCGATCGTGTTGTTGAAGAGAAGGTGGATGCGGTTATTTTGGATATTGGTGTCTCTTCAATGCAGCTTGACGAAGCAGAAAGAGGCTTTTCTTTTCAAAAAGATGGTCCCTTAGATATGCGAATGGCTCAGACGGGTTTTTCAGCCAGTGATGTTGTCAATCATTTAAAAGCAAAGGATTTAGCGCGTATTTTTAAGATATTAGGAGAAGAGCGTTATGCAGGGCGAATTGCACGAATGATTGAAAAGCGTCGTGCTGTTCAGCCTTTTTTGCGTACGGGTGATTTAGCCTATGCTATTGAAGCGTTGGTAGGGCGTAAGCCAGGAGATCGCATTCATCCTGCAACACGTGTCTTTCAGGCTCTTCGTATCTATGTTAATGATGAAATTGGTGAATTAGCGCGTGGTTTATTTGCTGCTGAACGCGTTTTAAAAGCTGGAGGCCGTTTGGGGGTTGTCAGTTTTCATTCTCTTGAAGATCGTATGGTTAAAAGATTTTTTGTCTCTCGTTCTGGAGAAGGTATGAGATCACGCCATTTACCTGAAATAAAGCATTCTCCAGCAACATTTTTCCCTTTGTTTAAAGGGGGAATAACGGCAAATAAAGAGGAATTACAGCAGAATCCTCGTTCACGTTCTGCAAGATTGCGTATGGGGGTGCGGACTAACGCAGAGGCTCTTGCGGAAGATATGAAATTATTTGGTTTAGCAGAAATTGCCAGTTTTGAAGGTGGCAAGAAATGA